Proteins found in one Haemorhous mexicanus isolate bHaeMex1 chromosome 23, bHaeMex1.pri, whole genome shotgun sequence genomic segment:
- the CELA3B gene encoding chymotrypsin-like elastase family member 3B yields the protein MAAMLSLVLLLVASGVRAAVLPEPRVVNGQDAEPYSWPWQISLQYERDGTFRHTCGGTLIAANWVMTAAHCISKSRTYQVVLGEYDMSTGEGSEQRIPVNSDDIFVHPKWLSFCAACGNDIALMKLQRPAVLSAEVQVGRLPPAGSVLPNGYPCVLSGWGLLSTGGSLADRLQQAELHVVDYEHCTQPDWWGALSIRKTMICAGGAEKSGCNGDSGGPLNCPAEDGTWEVHGIASFVSALGCNAAKKPTVFTRVSAFEDWIAETMRDN from the exons ATGGCTGCCATGCTGagccttgtcctgctgctggtggccagCG GTGTTCGCGCCGCGGTGCTGCCGGAGCCGCGCGTGGTCAATGGCCAAGATGCGGAGCCCTACAGCTGGCCCtggcag ATCTCGCTGCAGTACGAGCGGGACGGCACCTTCCGCCACACCTGCGGGGGCACCTTGATCGCGGCCAACTGGGTGATGACGGCCGCGCACTGCATCTC CAAATCCCGCACGTACCAGGTGGTGCTGGGCGAATACGACATGAGCACCGGGGAGGGCTCCGAGCAGCGCATCCCCGTGAACTCCGACGACATCTTCGTGCACCCCAAGTGGCTCAGCTTCTGCGCGGCCTGCGG CAATGACATCGCCCTGATGAAGCTGCAGCGCCCGGCCGTGCTCTCGGCGGAGGTGCAGGTGGGGCGGCTGCCGCCCGCCGGCTCCGTGCTGCCCAACGGGTACCCCTGCGTGCTCAGCGGCTGGGGACTGCTCTCCA CTGGGGGGTCCCTGGCGGAccggctgcagcaggcagagctgcatgTGGTGGACTATGAGCACTGCACCCAGCCTGACTGGTGGGGGGCCCTGTCCATCCGCAAAACCATGATCTGTGCCGGCGGCGCCGAGAAGTCCGGATGCAAC GGCGACTCCGGGGGACCTCTGAACTGCCCGGCTGAGGATGGCACCTGGGAGGTCCATGGCATCGCCAGCTTTGtgtcagccctgggctgcaATGCTGCCAAGAAACCCACGGTGTTCACCCGCGTGTCTGCCTTCGAGGACTGGATTGCAGAG ACCATGAGAGACAACTGA